From the genome of uncultured Methanobacterium sp.:
TTGGCGAAAATTTAACCGCCGTATTTGTGGATCATGGTCTTTTAAGAGAAGGGGAAGGCGATTACGTTCAAAATACCTTCCAAAGCAGGCTCAACTTGAAGTATATCAATGCCAGTGAAGAATTTCTGGGTAAACTGGAAGGAGTGGAAGATCCTGAAGAAAAACGAAAGATCATTGGTGAAGTGTTCATAAGGGTCTTTGAAAGGGAAGCAGAGAAAGTGGGTGCCGAGTTTCTGGTGCAGGGCACCATTGCCCCTGACTGGATCGAAAGCCAGGGTGATATCAAATCCCACCACAACGTTGCTCTTCCACATGGAATGGTTTTAGAGCTTGTGGAACCTATCAGGGAACTTTATAAGGATGAAGTGAGAATTATTGGAGCCGAAATGGGCTTACCGGATGAGATGGTGAAACGGCAACCTTACCCTGGCCCGGGTCTGGCTGTGCGTATTGCTGGAAAAATAACTCCTAAAAGAATAGAAATATGCCGCAAAGCCAACGCAATTGTAGAGGAAGAAGTACAGAAAGTGGGCCTGGATAAAACGCTATGGCAATATTTCGCAGTTTTAACTGATACTAAGGTGACTGGAGTTAAAGGGGACATTAGAGACTACGGATACCTGGTTGTACTGAGAATGGTAGAATCATTGGATGCTATGACTGCAGATGTTCCGGAACTTCCCTGGGAAATGGTTAAGACAATGTCCCGTAGGATAACTGCGGAGATTCCAGAAGTCACCCATGTATCCCTTTCAGTGAGTGATAAACCTCCAAGCACTATTGAACTTGCTTAAATCCCTTAAAAACAGGATATCCCCAATATTTTCATTTTTTAAACTTTTTTTTATTTCCTAATTTTCTTCCAAATCCCATAAAACCCAAATCCCATAAAAATTTCCATTCACATTAAAGGGAACCCTCGACTCCATATCCAATGTTATAATCGATTTGCAGGACTTCATTAGAAATTCCCAAATCCAAAAAAAAATATCATTAAACTTACACTACTTGAAAATTTCAAGGAATACAAGTGTTTCCTTAGACATATTGTGAATTTTTTTGGAAATTTTTAAATGAATGTTTTGGATAAGTTTATAAGTTAAAAAATCTAAACTCATGATCGGAAGAAGGATTCCGTATTCCTATATCTAGTGAATGTTGGCAAGTGATACTATGGAAACTAAAAAAATTTTAGTATTGGGAGATTCTGATTCGGGTAAAAGGACTACCCTGAAACATGTATGTAATAATCTGATAGAAACTGGGGCTGCAAGCTATGGGAAAACCACAATAAACAGTAAAAAGCTTCAAATATTCAGCCCTTCCAGTGCAGAGAGATTCAAGTTCATGAAAGAAATATTATCCAAAAATATGGACGGGGCAATCATAGTAATTGATAACACCCAGGGAATTACTCCAAACTGTGAGGAAATGATTGATTTCGTGGAAGAAAGAGGTGTTCCTTATATCATATTTGCTAATAAACAAGATTTAAGCGATATTCCAATTTATACCCAGTATCCGGATGCTATTATAATACCAACCCAGGCAATTTCAGGTAAAGGGATTTCAGAAGGTATGAACATATTATTAGAATTAATGGAACCAGAACACATCAGCAAGATCACAGCGGTTAGCTGTTGATGTTTTTACCATTTTTAAATTTATTTCAATTTTATAATTAAATATTTGAGATGTTTAACCAGATTTTGACTCAAACACCAATTAAAATAAGATTTGATAACCAATTAGAAATCTATTACCTCACAAAATAGAATATTCCTTTAAATAAGTGTTAAAAAATTATGTTGTTAATTAATTTCATTAGGTGACCGCATTGGAAAATGAAACCCAGAGTAATGATAAAAAAATCGTTATATTATGCAATTATAATTCTACTAAGGACAATTCCGAAACTATAATAGATTATTTTAATGATAATATTCCCCAGAATAAGAAGATTGAATTATCGGTTATCAATTATCGGAGGATACTCATTGATGGTGGGAAAAATTATTTATTCAATCCACCGGGTTATCCTGAATTCATGTCCATAAAACAGGTATTATCTGAAGAAGTAGATGGAGTAATTGTTTTTATAGAGACCAGTATTGGTATTTTTGAAACAGACTTGGAGATAATTAATTTAATTGCCAGTGAAAACATACCCCATGTTCTATTTGCAAATAGAGATGATTTTAGCGAATTTGAAATGGATACCCATGTTGAAGGAGTCCTTAGTATTCCCACCATTGCACAGGATGGAATTGGGATAAACGACGGCCTGAAAATGTTATTGAAACTAATAGACAAATATGAAAGAGAAAAATCATCCTTCAGAAACAGTGAAATAAAAAACCAGGAAGCAGAAGCCATTCAAGAAACCATAGAATCGGACAAAACAAAAGAGATCTACGAAAACCCAGAAACCTACGAAACTGAAGAAATCTACGAAGCTCAAGAAACTTACGAAACAGAAGAATTAGGTGAATCGGAAGAAACCTGTGAAACATACGAAGAATCTGCTGATCCTGAACCTTCACCATCATTTGAATCAGAATTTTACAAATTAAGATTTTTTTTCCATCCTATTGAACTGGACAATGTGAAAAATTCCCTTGCAAAATTCGGATTTTCCAATATAACTACCATAGATATTAAATATCAGAATTATGGTACTGAAAAAATGGAAACATACCGCTGCAGTAGTTATGAACTGGAATTACCTCCAAAAATAGAGATGATGATGGTCATCAAAAGGGAAGAAATTGAATATGTTATTCAGGCGCTTGAAGCTGTGAAAACAGAAGACGTGAGTGAAAAATTATTTATTTCCCCGGTGGAAGAAGTTATACGAATTAGTACAAGTGAAAGTGGGGAAACTGCTGTCGATTAATCAAATATTAATCGATACCCTGCTATTTTTATAAAAAATAATTCTAACAGAGATTTACTTTCATTCACTGATTTTATAAATCATTTTTATTTACCAATAACTGCTTTCTTATTTTTAAAGAGCGATAATTATAATATCCATAGAATATAAATTAACTATAGATTTTGATTTACTCATCCATTAGACTGATCATCATGAATGATGAAAAAAAATCTAAAGACCAGTTAATTAATGAAATAAAGAAATACAGGAATTTATATTCTGAATTAGAAGGACATATGGCTGATTTTAATTTGATGAAACCTGAAAACAAACCGTTTCAGGATGCTTTGAAATTTTTATCCCCCCTGGTAATGGATCTGTTGAGTTTACCTACAGAATCAGATATATACGATTTTGTACTGGAAAAGCTCCAGGAAGTAGTTACAGATGCTTACATTATTATTTCTACCTATGATGAAGATTCTGATAGTTTTAAAGTTCGAGACCTGGTGGGGATTACCCCCAGAATGGTTGATCTTGCTGAAAAATTAACCGGAGTGAAAGTAGGTGATTTTACCTTCCCCCTGGATACATTAAATCAGGAATCAAAAAATTTCCTGTCAAGTGGTAAGTTACAGAGGGTAGAAAATGGTCTGTCCTATATCACTGCCAGCAAACTACCTCCAAAAACATACCGTATGATTGAAAAAGCATTTGGTGTTGATGAAACCTTTGTGATGGGTTTTTCTTTTAAGGGTGAGATGTTTGGCAGTGTGAATATAATAACCAAAAAAAAGGGTAAACCTCTGAACATTAACACCGTTGAAACCATTCTCAACATCGCATCAGTTGTTTTGCAGAATAAAATGGCAGAAAAGGAACTGAAAAAACGAGAACAACTTTTAAGTTTGGTTACCGATAACATGCTGAATGTTGTGGGCCAGGTTGATGCA
Proteins encoded in this window:
- the guaA gene encoding glutamine-hydrolyzing GMP synthase; the encoded protein is MLDPSSFIQESIDTIKNTIGNKKAIIALSGGVDSSVASVLVSNAIGENLTAVFVDHGLLREGEGDYVQNTFQSRLNLKYINASEEFLGKLEGVEDPEEKRKIIGEVFIRVFEREAEKVGAEFLVQGTIAPDWIESQGDIKSHHNVALPHGMVLELVEPIRELYKDEVRIIGAEMGLPDEMVKRQPYPGPGLAVRIAGKITPKRIEICRKANAIVEEEVQKVGLDKTLWQYFAVLTDTKVTGVKGDIRDYGYLVVLRMVESLDAMTADVPELPWEMVKTMSRRITAEIPEVTHVSLSVSDKPPSTIELA
- a CDS encoding GTP-binding protein; translation: METKKILVLGDSDSGKRTTLKHVCNNLIETGAASYGKTTINSKKLQIFSPSSAERFKFMKEILSKNMDGAIIVIDNTQGITPNCEEMIDFVEERGVPYIIFANKQDLSDIPIYTQYPDAIIIPTQAISGKGISEGMNILLELMEPEHISKITAVSC
- a CDS encoding P-II family nitrogen regulator, whose amino-acid sequence is MTALENETQSNDKKIVILCNYNSTKDNSETIIDYFNDNIPQNKKIELSVINYRRILIDGGKNYLFNPPGYPEFMSIKQVLSEEVDGVIVFIETSIGIFETDLEIINLIASENIPHVLFANRDDFSEFEMDTHVEGVLSIPTIAQDGIGINDGLKMLLKLIDKYEREKSSFRNSEIKNQEAEAIQETIESDKTKEIYENPETYETEEIYEAQETYETEELGESEETCETYEESADPEPSPSFESEFYKLRFFFHPIELDNVKNSLAKFGFSNITTIDIKYQNYGTEKMETYRCSSYELELPPKIEMMMVIKREEIEYVIQALEAVKTEDVSEKLFISPVEEVIRISTSESGETAVD